Proteins co-encoded in one Ruegeria pomeroyi DSS-3 genomic window:
- a CDS encoding M50 family peptidase gives MSGTLHSQTWYRVADLTPRLRTHAEVHRAVFRGEVWYVVEDHASGAYLRLSEAAWRLVGLMNGRRTMEEIWRAAAEALGDDLPAQDEVIQLLIRLHRSDVLHAAIPPDMEQVVQRGRTDSRKKRLASLRNPLAIRVPVLDPDNFVRATGWLVRPFFSWFGALVWLAVVCGGLFAALQNIDALQSNIADRALTAGNLLLILTVYPLVKAVHELGHAYAVRHWGGEVHEIGIMFLVFMPVPYVDASASSAFRSKWQRAGVASAGIVVELFLAGGAALLWVQMEPGLFRAAAMNVMLLAGLSTVFFNGNPLLRFDGYYVLADLIEIPNLGTRSTQHLQYLAQRYLFGMKNAVSPAMARGEATWFTVYGLLSLIYRYMIMLTIMLLVAGMFFEIGLLLAFWAGVLLLIVPAVRGIRFVLGSPRLEGHRFRAVTVTMALVLAVVWALFVQPVPSATIVSGVIRAPENARALSGAEGFVEELLARPGDTLAPGDPILRVSNPLLDARVRQMEARIEELRLRRFNALINDRVRADMIAQELALAEEERALAVERRGEQIVTAPVAGRLLLPAGDDLVGRYVRKGEELAWVIGSEPGIVRVVIPEAKIDLVRRNIEAVQMRLTSAPLEPVPALLTRGTPAAVPVLPSAALATEAGGPIAIDPTADKPLTPVGTVFVMDVEPTDERPLTALGERVSVRFDHGSAPLGTQLLRAVRQIFLRDLNV, from the coding sequence GTGAGCGGAACGCTGCACAGCCAGACCTGGTATCGTGTCGCCGACCTGACGCCGCGCCTTCGAACGCATGCCGAGGTACATCGGGCCGTGTTCCGGGGCGAGGTCTGGTACGTCGTCGAAGATCACGCCAGCGGCGCCTATCTGCGCTTGTCCGAAGCCGCCTGGCGCCTTGTGGGCTTGATGAACGGTCGCCGGACGATGGAAGAGATCTGGCGCGCCGCCGCCGAGGCTCTGGGCGATGACCTGCCTGCCCAGGACGAGGTCATCCAGCTGCTGATCCGCCTGCACCGCTCCGACGTGCTGCACGCCGCGATCCCGCCCGACATGGAGCAGGTGGTTCAACGTGGCCGCACCGACAGTCGCAAGAAACGTCTCGCCAGCCTGCGCAACCCGCTCGCCATCCGGGTGCCGGTGCTGGACCCCGACAACTTCGTTCGCGCAACCGGCTGGCTGGTGCGGCCGTTCTTTTCCTGGTTCGGTGCGCTGGTCTGGCTGGCGGTGGTCTGTGGTGGCCTGTTTGCCGCGTTGCAGAACATCGATGCACTCCAGTCCAACATCGCCGACCGGGCGCTGACGGCAGGCAATCTGCTGCTGATCCTCACGGTCTATCCACTGGTCAAGGCGGTGCACGAACTGGGCCACGCTTATGCCGTCCGCCACTGGGGCGGCGAGGTTCACGAGATCGGGATCATGTTCCTGGTGTTCATGCCCGTGCCATACGTGGACGCTTCGGCCTCTTCAGCTTTCCGGTCGAAATGGCAGCGCGCGGGGGTCGCCTCGGCGGGGATCGTGGTGGAGTTGTTCCTTGCCGGTGGCGCGGCCCTGCTGTGGGTGCAGATGGAACCGGGCTTGTTCAGGGCTGCCGCAATGAACGTAATGCTGCTGGCAGGGCTCTCGACCGTGTTCTTCAACGGCAACCCTTTGCTACGGTTCGACGGCTATTACGTTCTCGCCGACCTGATCGAGATCCCCAACCTCGGCACCCGCTCGACCCAGCACCTGCAATACCTGGCACAGCGCTATCTCTTCGGGATGAAAAACGCCGTCTCGCCGGCGATGGCGCGCGGAGAGGCGACCTGGTTTACCGTCTACGGCCTGCTTTCGCTGATCTACCGCTACATGATCATGCTGACGATCATGTTGCTGGTGGCGGGCATGTTCTTCGAGATCGGCCTGCTGCTGGCCTTCTGGGCAGGTGTTCTACTGCTGATCGTTCCGGCGGTGCGCGGCATTCGCTTCGTCCTTGGCAGCCCGCGTCTGGAGGGGCACCGCTTTCGCGCGGTCACGGTCACGATGGCCCTGGTTCTGGCGGTGGTCTGGGCGCTTTTCGTGCAGCCCGTGCCCTCTGCCACCATTGTCAGTGGCGTGATCCGCGCGCCAGAAAATGCCCGGGCGCTGAGCGGCGCGGAGGGCTTTGTCGAGGAACTGCTGGCGCGTCCGGGCGATACGCTGGCGCCGGGGGATCCGATCTTGCGCGTCAGCAACCCGCTGCTGGACGCTCGCGTGCGGCAGATGGAGGCCCGGATCGAAGAGCTGCGCCTGCGCCGGTTCAATGCGCTGATCAACGACCGGGTACGTGCCGACATGATCGCACAGGAACTGGCGCTGGCCGAGGAAGAGCGTGCCTTGGCGGTCGAGCGTCGGGGCGAGCAGATCGTGACCGCACCGGTGGCCGGCCGATTGCTGCTGCCGGCCGGCGACGACCTTGTCGGTCGCTATGTCCGCAAGGGCGAGGAACTGGCCTGGGTCATCGGATCCGAGCCGGGTATCGTGCGCGTGGTCATTCCCGAGGCCAAGATCGATCTGGTTCGCCGCAATATCGAGGCGGTGCAGATGCGCCTGACCAGCGCGCCACTGGAGCCGGTGCCTGCGCTGCTGACCCGAGGAACTCCCGCCGCCGTCCCGGTTTTGCCAAGCGCCGCCTTGGCAACCGAGGCAGGTGGCCCGATCGCGATCGATCCGACCGCGGATAAACCTTTGACACCCGTCGGAACCGTCTTTGTCATGGATGTCGAGCCAACGGACGAGCGCCCGCTGACCGCTCTCGGTGAGCGTGTGTCGGTACGCTTTGACCACGGTTCGGCACCATTGGGGACACAGCTTTTGCGCGCGGTACGGCAGATTTTCTTGCGGGACCTCAATGTCTGA
- a CDS encoding preprotein translocase subunit SecA produces the protein MSDTFPGQAPGAFYPRAPAEPAKSKLDRWIEKYTTLPRRRRRARPSRFFAWRVLRRGKAFAQMSDDRLQGEVRAAAYGMRAARAHPGEALLVRSFALIRECAGRELGQRHYATQILGARAVLNGAVAEMQTGEGKTLAITLAAGTAALAGRRVHVITANDYLAGRDADTMRGLYARLGLTCAAVEPGCTPEERRAAFAADIVYASGKEVAFTFLRDRVAMGGRAGDIGLRTRAFFDGTGLLLPGLQFAIVDEIDSVMIDEARTPLILSVPPADAEVEAEAARAAHAIAAELKEGRDYRLDRLRHAVELSRNGCDRLADLAERMPPAWRPAPIREDAVRTAISAIRLHQRDEHYILRDGKVEIVDEFTGRIMPDRSWSAGLHQAVEAKEGVEITSRRVTLAQITFQRFFRRYIHLGGMTGTATEAADEFWSVYDLPVVRIPTHKRSRRRTWKTQVSTRAATKWARVAKRAKALSASGRPVLIGTRTVAASEAASAALHALGVPHRVLSAAQDADEAAVVAEAGRAGAVTVATNMAGRGTDIILDAEARKAGGLHVIMTEKHSSRRIDRQLAGRAGRQGDPGSTEAILSAEDSLLPEFGGRYSSFVTRFGGSAVLSALTDAQRRAERTHVAARRRLLELDEQMAENLAFTGTPE, from the coding sequence ATGTCTGATACCTTTCCCGGCCAGGCCCCAGGCGCTTTCTATCCGCGCGCACCCGCCGAACCGGCGAAGTCGAAGCTTGACCGCTGGATCGAGAAATACACCACGCTTCCGCGTCGTCGCAGACGGGCCCGGCCGTCAAGGTTCTTCGCGTGGCGCGTCCTGCGTCGCGGGAAGGCGTTTGCGCAAATGTCAGACGACCGGTTGCAAGGCGAGGTGCGCGCCGCCGCCTACGGCATGCGCGCGGCGCGCGCGCATCCGGGTGAGGCGCTGCTGGTCCGCAGTTTCGCGCTGATCCGCGAATGTGCGGGGCGCGAACTTGGTCAGCGTCACTATGCGACCCAGATACTTGGCGCTCGTGCGGTGCTGAACGGCGCGGTGGCAGAGATGCAGACCGGCGAGGGCAAGACCCTCGCCATCACGCTTGCCGCCGGAACTGCCGCGCTGGCGGGTCGGCGCGTGCATGTCATCACCGCGAACGATTATCTCGCTGGCCGCGATGCCGATACGATGCGGGGTCTTTATGCCCGCCTGGGCCTGACCTGCGCCGCAGTCGAGCCGGGCTGCACGCCAGAGGAACGCCGCGCGGCATTTGCCGCCGATATTGTCTATGCCTCGGGCAAGGAGGTTGCCTTTACCTTCCTGCGCGACCGTGTCGCCATGGGCGGGCGGGCAGGGGACATCGGCCTGCGCACCCGCGCGTTTTTCGACGGGACCGGCCTGCTGTTGCCCGGATTGCAATTCGCCATAGTGGACGAGATCGACAGCGTGATGATCGACGAGGCGCGCACGCCACTGATCCTCTCGGTGCCTCCGGCGGATGCGGAGGTCGAAGCCGAGGCCGCCCGCGCCGCCCACGCCATTGCCGCCGAGTTGAAGGAAGGGCGAGACTATCGCCTTGATCGGCTGCGCCATGCGGTCGAACTGAGCCGTAACGGATGTGACCGCCTTGCAGATCTGGCCGAGCGGATGCCCCCCGCATGGCGGCCCGCGCCGATCCGCGAAGATGCGGTGCGCACGGCGATCAGCGCCATTCGCCTGCATCAGCGCGACGAGCACTACATCCTGCGCGACGGCAAGGTCGAGATCGTCGACGAGTTCACGGGGCGCATCATGCCCGACCGCTCGTGGTCGGCGGGGCTGCACCAGGCGGTCGAGGCCAAGGAAGGCGTGGAAATCACCTCTCGCCGGGTCACGCTCGCGCAGATCACTTTTCAGCGTTTCTTTCGACGCTACATCCACCTTGGCGGCATGACCGGGACCGCGACAGAGGCGGCGGACGAATTCTGGTCGGTCTATGACTTGCCCGTGGTGCGTATCCCGACCCATAAACGCTCGCGCCGCCGGACGTGGAAAACCCAGGTCTCGACCCGCGCCGCAACCAAATGGGCGCGGGTTGCCAAGCGCGCCAAGGCATTATCGGCCAGTGGTCGACCGGTGCTGATAGGCACCCGTACCGTTGCGGCCTCCGAGGCCGCCAGCGCCGCGCTGCACGCGCTCGGAGTGCCACACCGGGTCCTCAGCGCCGCGCAGGACGCAGATGAGGCGGCCGTGGTCGCCGAGGCGGGCCGGGCCGGGGCGGTCACCGTCGCCACCAACATGGCCGGGCGCGGAACCGACATTATTCTCGACGCCGAGGCCCGCAAGGCAGGCGGCCTGCATGTCATCATGACCGAGAAGCATAGCTCTCGCCGGATCGACCGCCAGCTCGCGGGTCGTGCCGGACGGCAGGGCGATCCCGGCAGCACAGAGGCGATCCTGTCCGCCGAGGACTCGCTGCTGCCCGAGTTCGGGGGTCGCTACAGCAGCTTCGTGACGCGGTTCGGCGGGAGTGCTGTGCTGTCGGCGCTGACCGATGCACAGCGCCGGGCCGAACGCACCCACGTCGCTGCTCGTCGTCGCCTGTTGGAACTGGACGAACAGATGGCCGAGAACCTCGCCTTTACCGGAACGCCGGAGTAG
- a CDS encoding amino acid synthesis family protein, which translates to MLPELRKVVTFDEDIHTEGGRAADPVLRMIGVAAVVTNPWAGRGFVEDLSPEIRRMAPVLGKMLTDRLIALAGSGDAIEAYGKACISGTDCEIEHASALIHTLQFGNFYREAVGAKSYLGFTNTRGPANTQIQIPLMDKHDTGRRSHYLTVQFSIYDAPACDELVVALGAATRGRPHHRIGDRYSDLAALGRDVQDPAGVEPKK; encoded by the coding sequence ATGCTTCCGGAACTGAGAAAAGTCGTCACTTTCGACGAAGATATCCACACCGAGGGCGGCCGCGCCGCCGACCCGGTCCTGCGCATGATCGGGGTCGCGGCAGTGGTGACCAACCCCTGGGCCGGGCGCGGTTTTGTCGAGGATCTCTCGCCCGAGATCCGCCGCATGGCGCCGGTTCTGGGCAAGATGCTAACCGACCGCCTGATCGCGCTGGCCGGATCGGGCGACGCTATCGAGGCCTATGGCAAGGCCTGCATCTCGGGCACCGATTGCGAGATCGAACACGCCTCGGCGCTGATCCACACGCTGCAATTCGGCAATTTCTACCGCGAGGCGGTGGGCGCAAAGAGCTATCTTGGCTTTACCAACACACGCGGACCGGCCAACACCCAGATCCAGATCCCGCTGATGGACAAGCACGATACCGGCCGCCGCTCGCATTACCTGACGGTGCAGTTCTCGATCTATGACGCGCCCGCCTGTGACGAGTTGGTGGTCGCACTTGGCGCCGCAACGCGCGGGCGACCGCATCACCGCATCGGCGACCGTTATTCCGATCTGGCCGCGCTGGGCCGCGACGTGCAGGACCCTGCCGGCGTCGAACCGAAGAAATAG
- a CDS encoding CoA transferase: MSSTLLKGIRVLDLSRMLSGPYCSMFLADHGAEVIKIEGGSGDTSRNNGPYRADDPGHDWAGYFVSLNRGKKSIRLDLKSLEGKAAFRRLATTADVVLENFRPGVMDRLDLSYESLAEANPRLVYAAIRGFGDPRTGASPYADWPSYDVVAQAMGGLMAMTGPDADTPTKVGPGIGDIFAGMMMSFGILAALREAEATGKGRFVDVAMYDAMISMCERMVYLHDMTGQVPGPEGNGHPLLAPFGVFPAADGQVALGIVDDSFWQKLTAIMNLPDLGSDARFSSRAGRSANAGEINRVVSGWTATRSKAELTALLGGQVPFGPLNTVADIAADPHVAARQMLARIPHPEPGHAPWTVAANPLRFAGQVAPPLPAPPRLGEHDALLDTLADSAPLDEDARRDLRRAFGQFATGVTVLTTRQEDGTPRGFTANSFTSVSLDPPLLLVCLAKTAHSCDVFAQAPHFAVNILSDAQKEISGLFASRSTEKFAGTHWHPGPHELPLINRALATFACARHKLVDAGDHLILIGRVLNHAVTEGKPLGFHNGAYFDLGLENRLADAATKDANGIIAAVLADGARILLEVTPDGTLTVPKAPPRDNTVAGFLRHMDSRGLTARLDHLYAVFQNSQTGAHSIVYHGTVSGTAPPGMRYHDLAALPLDQVANDTERSLLARYQREYRHGSFGIYHGTERSGIVHSIADHTEYTV; this comes from the coding sequence ATGAGCAGCACCCTCCTCAAGGGGATACGCGTGCTGGATCTCAGCCGCATGTTGTCCGGCCCCTATTGCAGCATGTTCCTGGCCGATCACGGCGCCGAGGTCATCAAGATCGAAGGCGGCAGCGGCGACACCAGCCGCAACAACGGCCCCTATCGCGCCGATGATCCCGGCCATGACTGGGCGGGCTATTTCGTCAGCCTGAACCGGGGCAAGAAAAGCATCCGGCTGGACCTGAAATCGCTCGAGGGCAAGGCCGCCTTTCGCAGGCTGGCGACGACGGCGGATGTGGTGCTGGAGAACTTCCGGCCCGGCGTGATGGACCGTCTCGACCTCTCTTATGAATCTCTCGCCGAGGCCAATCCCCGGCTGGTCTATGCCGCCATTCGCGGCTTTGGCGATCCGCGCACCGGGGCCAGCCCCTATGCCGACTGGCCGTCCTATGACGTGGTGGCGCAGGCAATGGGCGGGCTGATGGCGATGACCGGCCCCGATGCCGATACGCCCACCAAGGTCGGCCCCGGCATCGGCGATATCTTTGCCGGCATGATGATGTCCTTTGGCATTCTCGCCGCCCTGCGCGAGGCCGAGGCGACCGGCAAGGGCCGTTTCGTCGACGTCGCCATGTATGACGCGATGATCTCGATGTGCGAGCGCATGGTCTATCTGCACGACATGACCGGGCAGGTGCCGGGCCCCGAGGGCAACGGCCACCCGCTGCTGGCCCCCTTTGGTGTGTTCCCCGCCGCCGATGGTCAGGTGGCGCTGGGTATTGTCGATGACAGTTTCTGGCAGAAGCTGACCGCGATCATGAACCTGCCCGACCTGGGCAGCGATGCGCGGTTCTCCTCCCGCGCCGGGCGGTCCGCCAATGCGGGCGAGATCAACCGGGTCGTCTCGGGCTGGACCGCCACCCGCAGCAAGGCAGAACTGACCGCGCTGCTGGGCGGTCAGGTGCCCTTTGGCCCGCTCAACACGGTGGCCGATATCGCCGCCGATCCCCATGTTGCGGCGCGGCAGATGCTGGCGCGCATCCCCCATCCCGAACCCGGACATGCCCCCTGGACCGTGGCCGCCAACCCGCTGCGCTTTGCCGGACAGGTGGCGCCCCCGCTGCCCGCCCCGCCCCGGCTGGGCGAGCATGACGCGCTGCTCGACACGCTGGCAGACAGCGCGCCGCTGGACGAGGATGCAAGGCGCGACCTGCGCCGTGCCTTCGGGCAGTTCGCCACCGGGGTGACCGTGCTGACCACCCGGCAAGAGGATGGAACACCCCGCGGCTTTACCGCCAATTCGTTCACCTCGGTCTCTCTCGACCCGCCGCTGCTGCTGGTCTGCCTCGCCAAGACGGCGCACAGCTGCGATGTCTTTGCCCAGGCGCCACATTTCGCGGTCAACATCCTGTCGGACGCACAGAAAGAGATTTCGGGCCTCTTCGCCTCACGCTCGACCGAGAAGTTCGCCGGCACCCATTGGCATCCGGGCCCGCATGAACTGCCGCTGATCAACCGGGCGCTGGCGACATTTGCCTGTGCGCGGCACAAGCTGGTCGATGCAGGCGATCACCTGATCCTGATCGGGCGCGTGCTGAACCACGCGGTGACCGAGGGCAAACCGCTTGGGTTCCACAACGGCGCCTATTTCGACCTCGGGCTGGAGAACCGGCTGGCCGACGCGGCAACCAAGGACGCAAACGGGATCATCGCCGCCGTCCTGGCCGATGGCGCGCGGATCCTGCTGGAAGTGACACCCGACGGCACGCTGACGGTGCCCAAGGCGCCCCCGCGCGACAACACGGTTGCCGGGTTCCTGCGGCACATGGACAGCCGTGGCCTGACGGCCCGCCTCGACCACCTTTATGCCGTGTTCCAGAACAGCCAGACCGGCGCGCATTCGATCGTCTATCACGGCACGGTCAGCGGCACCGCGCCACCCGGCATGCGCTATCACGATCTGGCCGCGCTGCCGCTGGATCAGGTCGCCAACGACACCGAACGCTCGCTGCTGGCACGCTATCAGCGCGAATACCGCCATGGCAGTTTCGGGATTTACCACGGCACCGAACGCAGCGGCATCGTCCATTCGATCGCCGATCACACCGAATACACCGTTTGA
- a CDS encoding HlyD family efflux transporter periplasmic adaptor subunit gives MDSRSNFETTAGPGERGQEPAQVSSVHPDEQTALAAWTDQLCKRLNADIVVLALGPRDTGPFQLAAHAPAEAEPGEGLSSAVDLTIAQRKPIVKSGYQEHGKTCCAVGVPVLRDGALFGVIAVQLAVRADLDLRRVVDEVKWALPAMELRLVVRDLNEGALSQARARAAVELLAGALDEPRWSVAAATAVTDFCDRLACDRVALGRRHRRRSKVVSLSHSGNFQRSSELVQRIADAMDEAIDQGEPIRMPQDSDNTLTLTAAHQELIHSGVPRAVLTVLLRRDGRVTGAMVLERGGNNPFRDEEVELVEAVAGILGPVLEEKRLNDRALPVKVVAEIGRFGAAVLGPRKAGLKAAILLAGVALWFAWTTAVPFHITADARVEGEIRRVVASPLDGYVASAAAIPGDIVAENDILATLDDRDLRLEIARWNTVRAQRQREYETALADRDRAAIGITATQISQAEAEIALLEERLARTQLRAPFDGVVLSGDLDQSVGAPVSRGQVLYEIAPLDAYRIVLSVDERDLALVGEGLAGEVILTALPGRTFGVETGRVTSVAGVEDGRNVFRVDAQLPEQTNLLRPGMEGIAKITVDERPLLMIWTHGLRNWARMAIWRWLP, from the coding sequence TTGGACTCGCGATCAAACTTTGAAACGACGGCCGGGCCGGGGGAGCGCGGGCAAGAGCCCGCGCAGGTGTCCTCGGTACATCCGGATGAACAGACGGCCCTGGCCGCCTGGACGGATCAATTGTGCAAGCGTCTGAATGCCGACATTGTGGTTCTGGCGCTGGGCCCGCGCGACACCGGGCCATTCCAGCTGGCCGCCCACGCACCGGCAGAGGCGGAACCGGGCGAAGGTCTGTCTTCCGCCGTGGATCTGACCATCGCACAGCGCAAACCAATCGTGAAAAGCGGTTATCAGGAACATGGCAAGACCTGCTGCGCCGTTGGCGTTCCGGTGCTGCGCGATGGCGCGCTGTTCGGGGTGATTGCGGTCCAGCTTGCGGTCCGCGCCGATCTGGATCTGCGCCGGGTGGTGGACGAGGTGAAATGGGCGCTGCCGGCCATGGAACTCCGTCTCGTGGTCCGCGACCTGAACGAAGGTGCGCTCAGCCAGGCCAGGGCGCGTGCCGCTGTCGAACTGCTGGCCGGGGCCCTGGACGAACCGCGCTGGTCCGTAGCCGCCGCCACGGCTGTCACCGATTTCTGTGACCGTCTCGCTTGTGACCGTGTGGCGCTTGGTCGCCGGCACCGCCGACGCTCCAAAGTGGTTTCGCTGTCCCACAGCGGCAACTTTCAGCGCTCTTCGGAGCTTGTCCAGCGGATCGCCGACGCGATGGACGAGGCGATCGATCAGGGCGAGCCGATCCGGATGCCGCAGGATAGCGACAACACGCTGACCTTGACAGCCGCGCACCAGGAACTGATCCACTCGGGCGTGCCGCGCGCGGTATTGACGGTACTGCTGCGCCGTGATGGCCGGGTGACCGGGGCGATGGTGCTGGAACGCGGCGGCAACAACCCGTTCCGCGATGAAGAGGTCGAACTTGTCGAGGCGGTCGCGGGTATCCTTGGCCCCGTGTTGGAGGAAAAGCGACTGAACGACCGCGCTCTGCCGGTCAAGGTGGTGGCAGAGATCGGCCGCTTTGGTGCCGCCGTCCTTGGCCCCCGCAAGGCCGGGTTGAAGGCGGCGATCCTGCTGGCGGGTGTTGCGCTGTGGTTTGCCTGGACAACCGCTGTTCCATTCCACATTACCGCCGATGCACGGGTCGAGGGCGAGATTCGGCGCGTCGTGGCATCGCCGCTGGACGGGTATGTCGCCTCTGCCGCCGCGATCCCCGGCGACATCGTGGCAGAGAACGACATCCTCGCCACGCTTGACGACCGCGACCTGCGGCTGGAGATCGCGCGTTGGAATACCGTTCGTGCCCAGCGTCAGCGCGAATACGAGACCGCGCTTGCCGATCGCGACCGTGCCGCCATCGGTATCACCGCTACGCAAATCAGTCAGGCTGAGGCCGAGATCGCGCTGCTCGAGGAACGTCTGGCCCGGACGCAGCTGCGCGCGCCGTTCGACGGGGTGGTTCTTTCGGGCGATCTGGACCAATCCGTCGGCGCACCGGTTTCGCGCGGACAGGTGCTGTACGAGATCGCCCCGCTGGACGCTTACCGTATCGTGTTGTCGGTGGACGAGCGCGATCTTGCGCTGGTGGGAGAGGGGCTGGCCGGCGAGGTCATTCTGACTGCGCTGCCCGGTCGGACCTTCGGGGTCGAGACCGGGCGCGTCACATCTGTCGCGGGGGTCGAAGACGGGCGCAACGTGTTCCGCGTCGATGCGCAACTGCCCGAACAGACCAACCTGTTGCGCCCCGGCATGGAAGGCATCGCCAAGATCACGGTGGACGAACGCCCGCTTCTGATGATCTGGACGCATGGCCTGCGGAACTGGGCGCGGATGGCGATCTGGCGCTGGCTGCCGTGA